The Drosophila gunungcola strain Sukarami chromosome 3L unlocalized genomic scaffold, Dgunungcola_SK_2 000003F, whole genome shotgun sequence genome contains a region encoding:
- the LOC128258876 gene encoding myb/SANT-like DNA-binding domain-containing protein 4 — MSSKRIRGKNFSEQEEHALIDLVLLNKDILQDKKKDAATWRKKAETWERLAKEFRTQTGTDRSWTALREKYDNMKKNSRNKLRGVKNWDAEKELSESFVPTGTTTTPLENQFDSDGNFQLINVAKEEDPSISSHNSDSSQLLQFFKQNMDDFEEPEVDSFEDSRRWNQNILRNGNSTRLLEIKRNTRIEEEQVELIKVQQEYYRDQNSRAAEKHKYEVEKQIVELQTARLKNQLLEMEIEVKREELYKSKQSIVS; from the exons ATGTCTTCGAAAAGAATTCGAGGGAAAAACTTCAGCGAGCAGGAAGAGCACGCGCTCATAGATCTCGTGCTGTTGAACAAGGATATTCTGCAAGACAAGAAGAAAGATGCGGCCACATGGCGAAAAAAGGCAGAAACTTGGGAGCGACTTGCCAAAGAGTTTAGGACGCAAACGGGAACCGATCGATCATGGACCGCTTTACGGGAGAAGTACGATAATATGAAGAAAAACTCTCGGAATAAACTCAGAGGGGTCAAAAATTGGGACGCGGAGAAGGAGCTTTCCGAATCATTTGTGCCTACAGGAACCACCACCACACCACTGGAAAACCAGTTTGATAGTGACG GTAATTTTCAGTTGATAAATGTAGCCAAAGAAGAAGATCCTTCGATCAGTTCGCATAACTCCGATAGTTCACAGTTGCTGCAA ttttttaagcAGAACATGGACGATTTTGAAGAACCTGAGGTCGACAGCTTCGAGGATTCTCGAAGATGGAACCAAAACATATTACGGAATGGAAACTCAACAAGATTGTTGGAAATCAAAAGGAATACCCGAATTGAAGAGGAGCAGGTGGAATTGATCAAAGTACAACAGGAATATTATAGAGACCAGAATTCCAGAGCCGCTGAGAAACACAAATACGAAGTAGAAAAGCAAATTGTGGAACTTCAAACGGCCCGATTAAAGAACCAATTACTTGAGATGGAAATAGAAGTAAAACGCGAAGAATTATATAAAAGTAAGCAAAGTATTGTAAGTTAG
- the LOC128258871 gene encoding leucine-rich repeat-containing protein 59 has translation MPKAGDKAKVKVNVKERVVDESCDLSLSELSEIPVREIASFKRVTVLDLSSNRLVNLGKNFSILTRLVRLDLSKNQITFLPEDFGQLEQLRHLDLYNNCLEHLPISFGQLRRLRYLDLKGNPLTPAWEKIVGCCSTQRDCQQAAKNTVSICANYKPEFIERERLAAQETQKMAGGGDSNANSTQTNGGAGGGKKSTKPNNKKAKAKKLAGAGDNELTIKPVNAGGSSETGTGSGAKSNQKNNQKKKNSNGGSWLNVLSRAALSSLMTFLVLFIINVLIIYMIMFKNPDIADKLVEYIPHQYRDWILTKTEIFRLRVTDWISEFRTPPEEH, from the exons ATGCCGAAGGCCGGTGACAAGGCGAAGGTGAAAGTGAACGTGAAGGAGCGGGTGGTGGACGAGTCCTGCGATTTGAGCCTCTCTGAACTGAGCGAAATACCGGTGCGGGAGATT GCTTCGTTCAAGCGCGTCACTGTTTTGGATCTGTCCAGTAATCGTCTAGTAAATCTGGGA AAAAACTTTTCGATTCTCACACGTTTGGTGCGACTGGATCTGAGCAAGAATCAAATAACCTTTCTGCCCGAGGACTTTGGCCAGCTGGAGCAGCTGCGCCACTTGGACCTGTACAACAACTGCTTGGAGCATTTGCCCATTAGCTTTGGTCAGCTGCGTCGTTTGCGGTACTTGGATCTGAAGGGGAATCCTTTAACGCCCGCCTGGGAAAAGATTGTCGGTTGCTGCTCCACGCAAAGGGACTGCCAGCAGGCGGCTAAGAATACT GTCAGCATCTGCGCCAACTACAAGCCGGAATTCATTGAACGCGAACGTTTGGCTGCCCAGGAGACCCAGAAAATGGCCGGAGGCGGGGATTCCAATGCCAATTCCACCCAAACAAATGGCGGAGCAGGTGGTGGAAAGAAGTCCACTAAACCAAACAACAAGAAAGCGAAAGCCAAAAAACTCGCCGGAGCGGGGGACAATGAACTGACAATCAAACCAGTGAATGCAGGAGGATCATCAGAAACTGGTACTGGATCGGGTGCCAAGTCAAATCAGAAGAACAATCAGAAGAAAAAGAACTCAAATGGCGGATCCTGGCTGAACGTACTCTCAAGGGCTGCACTTTCCTCACTGATGACCTTTCTCGTCCTCTTCATCATCAACGTTTTGATCATTTACATGATCATGTTTAAGAACCCGGACATCGCAGACAAGCTGGTGGAGTATATACCCCACCAGTATCGTGATTGGATCCTGACCAAGACGGAGATCTTCCGACTGCGTGTCACCGACTGGATCTCGGAGTTTCGAACACCGCCAGAGGAACACTGA
- the LOC128258884 gene encoding uncharacterized protein LOC128258884, whose amino-acid sequence MIVTKTATLNMKFSAILNLILIVELFPNIRGAHFRFTNIDCCTLDSGFVEVKECNLKMVRRNVVGMNFHIALKYGKPIDKIQFNLSIFRKSNVFRLFLVNHTIDFCYYMRRPDKYPIFYMFHESLMAATNANHTCPYPEKDIYVKKMIFNEQTLKHLAYHFT is encoded by the exons ATGATTGTCACCAAAACCGCAACACTCAACATGAAGTTTTCGGCCATTCTCAACCTGATTTTGATTGTGGAACTATTTCCCAATATCCGAGGAGCTCATTTTCGCTTCACCAACATAGATTGCTGCACTCTGGACTCGGGGTTTGTGGAGGTCAAGGAGTGTAACTTAAAGATGGTGCGCAGAAATGTCGTGGGCATGAATTTTCACATAGCGTTAAAATACGGCAAGCCCATCGATAAAATTCAGTTTAACCTAAGCATATTTCGCAAGTCGAATGTGTTCAGGTTGTTTTTGGTTAATCACACCATCGACTTTTGTTATTATATGCGCAGACCAGATAAATATCCGATATTCTATATGTTCCATGAATCCCTTATGGCGGCCACCAATGCAAATCACACCTGCCCATATCCT GAAAAGGATATATATGTGAAGAAAATGATATTCAACGAACAGACGCTGAAGCACCTTGCATACCATTTTACCTGA
- the LOC128258880 gene encoding uncharacterized protein LOC128258880, translated as MKDQILNLFLPILIIMYGTDGKVFRVSKMECRSLDPSFTYFETCKVTRMENGRSFLYINEVILYKDPINHITLNLGAFKTANNRRIQFLNETLDFCVLGQQLLANKFFKFLMTPLMRFSNVNGTCPIQQDIIVNGFSVDENTIKEIPIPNGDYMFQLRTSLLKKWRTVVRVYATRVDKYSE; from the exons ATGAAAGATCagatattgaatttatttctaCCCATACTAATCATAATGTATGGAACCGATGGAAAAGTTTTCCGAGTCAGCAAAATGGAGTGCAGATCTTTGGATCCTTCGTTCACATATTTTGAAACTTGTAAAGTAACGCGCATGGAAAATGGGCGATCCTTTCTTTATATCAACGAGGTGATACTCTATAAAGATCCTATTAATCATATCACT TTGAACCTGGGAGCTTTCAAAACAGCCAACAATCGTCGCATTCAATTTCTAAATGAGACCTTGGACTTCTGTGTTTTAGGACAACAGCTTTTGgccaataaattttttaaatttctgatGACGCCGTTAATGAGATTTTCGAATGTAAACGGCACCTGTCCTATTCAG CAAGACATAATTGTCAACGGCTTTTCTGTCGATGAAAACACAATTAAGGAGATTCCAATCCCGAACGGTGATTATATGTTTCAATTGCGAACATCCCTGTTGAAAAAATGGAGAACGGTCGTAAGAGTCTATGCCACTCGAGTTGACAAATATTCTGAGTAA
- the LOC128258879 gene encoding 40S ribosomal protein S9 — protein MVNGRIPSVFSKTYVTPRRPYEKARLDQELKIIGEYGLRNKREVWRVKYALAKIRKAARELLTLDEKDEKRLFQGNALLRRLVRIGVLDESRMKLDYVLGLKIEDFLERRLQTQVFKLGLAKSIHHARVLIRQRHIRVRKQVVNIPSFVVRLDSQKHIDFSLKSPFGGGRPGRVKRKNLKKNQGGGGGAAEEEED, from the exons ATGGTGAACGGCCGCATTCCCTCGGTCTTTTCGAAGACCTACGTGACTCCCCGTCGCCCCTATGAGAAGGCGCGTCTGGACCAGGAGTTGAAGATCATCGGCGAGTATGGTCTGCGCAACAAGCGTGAGGTGTGGCGCGTCAAGTACGCCCTGGCCAAGATCCGTAAGGCCGCCCGTGAGCTGCTGACCCTCGACGAGAAGGATGAGAAGCGTCTGTTCCAGG GTAACGCCCTGCTGCGACGTCTGGTCCGTATTGGTGTCCTGGACGAGTCCCGCATGAAGCTCGATTACGTGCTGGGTCTGAAGATCGAGGACTTCTTGGAGCGCCGTCTGCAGACGCAGGTGTTCAAGCTGGGATTGGCCAAGTCCATCCATCACGCCCGCGTCCTGATCCGCCAGCGTCACATTCG TGTCCGCAAGCAAGTGGTCAACATCCCGTCGTTCGTGGTGCGCCTGGACTCCCAGAAGCACATCGACTTCTCCCTGAAGTCGCCCTTCGGCGGCGGCCGTCCCGGTCGCGTCAAGAGGAAGAACCTGAAGAAGAACCAGGGCGGTGGCGGCGGAGCTgccgaagaggaggaggactAA
- the LOC128258361 gene encoding LOW QUALITY PROTEIN: uncharacterized protein LOC128258361 (The sequence of the model RefSeq protein was modified relative to this genomic sequence to represent the inferred CDS: inserted 1 base in 1 codon), which produces MERGLVIGICWTLLLPILVNGKFQLKNVICESFDASISDFSRCEMKIVSRGVAAFFMVWRLYKIPIXNVGINVSLYKKSNGYRPHLFNQTLDFCYYMRNPRAHPLIYMMHKVFLSNSNMNHSCPYNHDLIINNFIYKQNDLKDLPISNGDYMIQVKVATEKSYRVSIKIYASRNG; this is translated from the exons ATGGAGAGAGGTCTCGTCATCGGAATTTGTTGGACTTTACTTCTGCCAATACTAGTAAATGGAAAGTTTCAGTTGAAAAATGTCATTTGCGAATCCTTCGACGCTTCGATTTCGGATTTCAGCCGTTGCGAGATGAAGATTGTTTCCCGGGGCGTGGCGGCGTTTTTTATGGTCTGGAGGCTTTACAAAATCCCCA GCAACGTGGGCATCAATGTGTCGCTGTACAAGAAATCCAATGGATATCGACCACATCTCTTCAATCAAACCCTGGATTTTTGTTACTATATGCGTAATCCAAGAGCGCATCCACTGATTTATATGATGCACAAGGTTTTTCTCTCCAACTCCAACATGAATCATTCGTGTCCATATAAT CACGATttgattataaataattttatctacAAGCAAAACGATTTAAAGGATCTACCCATATCCAATGGAGATTATATGATACAAGTGAAGGTTGCAACGGAAAAGTCATATCGGGTATCTATAAAGATTTATGCATCCAGAAATGGGTAA